A genomic stretch from Leishmania donovani BPK282A1 complete genome, chromosome 36 includes:
- a CDS encoding mitochondrial carrier protein, putative, which yields MALPEQGPHTPPPLWCTAVAAQLTTPLYVLTVAPVEKVKVQLQMLGQGGKESSTVAGPVSCLLHIIRVEGYRGIFSGYTPTLMSHLIGLPFYFMGCQTARTTLLDTPLASMAAGREVVVPMLSGMVAGMCFWTSNYPCDFLKTCVQASKKKVSISDIICTTYAAGGVSAFYRGYTACFLRSLPANASGWLGIELVTTFIIGRGC from the coding sequence ATGGCCTTGCCGGAGCAGGGCCCACacaccccgccgccgctgtggtgcaccgccgtcgcggcccAGCTCACCACACCTCTTTATGTGCTGACTGTGGCGCCTGTGGAGAAAGTGAAGGTTCAGTTGCAGATGCTCGGCCAGGGTGGCAAGGAGTCTTCCACGGTGGCTGGGCCTGTTTCGTGCCTGCTTCACATCATTCGAGTGGAGGGCTACCGAGGCATCTTCTCCGGCTACACCCCGACACTAATGTCTCATCTGATTGGCCTGCCGTTTTACTTTATGGGATGCCAGACGGCGCGGACCACGCTGCTCGACACACCGCTTGCCTCGATGGCAGCCGGCcgcgaggtggtggtgccgatGCTGAGCGGTATGGTCGCCGGCATGTGCTTCTGGACGAGCAACTACCCGTGCGACTTTCTCAAGACCTGCGTGCAGGCCTCCAAGAAGAAGGTGTCCATTTCCGACATCATCTGCACAACGTACGCGGCCGGTGGGGTGAGTGCCTTCTACAGGGGCTACACAGCATGTTTTCTACGTTCCCTCCCAGCGAACGCCTCGGGGTGGCTGGGCATCGAGCTGGTCACCACCTTTATCATCGGGCGCGGCTGTTAG
- a CDS encoding replication factor C, subunit 5, putative, giving the protein MLWVDRYRPKTLKDVELYPELKGVLTRLSKAQDVPHLLFYGPSGSGKKTRAMAMLHEIYGPSVYSVRLEHKSVQVSDSKVVDIATLSSPHHIDINPSDAGNYDRAIVMQMIREIAQTVPLHTTASNRKNVPYKVVVLNEVDKMSRSAQHALRRTMEKYMNTCRLFLLCNSTSRLIPPLRSRCLGIRVASHSKDNLKLAVQRVCEGEGRPLPSAAFLNSLALRSGGNLRRGLLMLEASAMAKVDWSGNGAAIPQADWKLFLDEISHDIVAEQTPKKLHEVRLKFYDLLAQCISGETILKTLVDSLLTAVAPALQHPLIELAAKYDHNMKLGTKPILHLEAFVAGVMKLIKQQ; this is encoded by the coding sequence ATGCTGTGGGTAGATCGGTATCGACCAAAGACTCTCAAGGATGTAGAGCTGTACCCGGAGCTCAAGGGGGTGCTGACCCGCCTTTCCAAGGCGCAAGATGTtccgcacctcctcttctACGGTCCGTCTGGCAGCGGTAAGAAGACGCGTGCCATGGCCATGCTACATGAAATCTACGGCCCTAGCGTCTATTCGGTACGTCTGGAGCACAAGAGCGTGCAGGTGTCTGACAGCAAGGTCGTGGACATCGCTACCCTTAGCTCACCTCATCACATCGATATCAACCCGTCTGACGCCGGCAACTATGATCGCGCCATCGTCATGCAGATGATCCGCGAGATCGCGCAGACGGTACCTCTGCACACCACGGCCAGCAACCGAAAGAACGTGCCATAtaaggtggtggtgcttaACGAAGTGGATAAGATGAGCCGCAGTGCCCAACATGCGCTTCGCCGAACAATGGAGAAGTACATGAACACctgccgcctcttcctcctctgcaACTCAACCTCGCGCCTTatcccgccgctgcggtccCGCTGCCTCGGCATCCGCGTCGCCTCGCACTCGAAGGACAACCTGAAGCTGGCcgtgcagcgcgtgtgcgagggcgagggcCGACCTCTTCCGTCGGCGGCGTTCTTGAATTCACTAGCTCTGCGCTCCGGCGGCAACCTGCGCCGcgggctgctgatgctggagGCATCCGCTATGGCGAAGGTGGATTGGAGCGGCAACGGTGCCGCTATACCGCAGGCAGACTGGAAGTTGTTTCTGGACGAAATCTCGCACGACATTGTGGCGGAGCAGACGCCGAAGAAGCTGCACGAGGTGCGCCTCAAGTTCTACGATCTTCTCGCCCAGTGTATCTCGGGTGAGACCATCCTAAAGACACTGGTGGATAGCTTGCTTACGGCTGTGGCGCCGGCCCTCCAGCACCCGCTGATCGAGCTCGCCGCTAAATACGACCACAACATGAAGCTTGGAACGAAGCCGATTTTGCATCTCGAGGCATTCGTGGCAGGTGTCATGAAGCTCATCAAGCAACAGTAG